A stretch of DNA from Bactrocera neohumeralis isolate Rockhampton chromosome 6, APGP_CSIRO_Bneo_wtdbg2-racon-allhic-juicebox.fasta_v2, whole genome shotgun sequence:
tttatggcgGCCCTTCTGGTTCATCAAGTATTTATGGCTTAATCAAGTTAATGCATTTTCATTGCGTTTCCTTAATTTCCAAAAGCTTGTGTCTTTAAAATGAGTGTAATTAAATGTTTAGTATCATTAAACTTCAACAAGTGCCATtagattaaatttgaaaatatatatgtatagtatgttagGAAATTAAATATAGGgagcaataaattatttaaaaaaataaaaaaaaactcaacatAAAGATAAGCAccaaatttgaaaaactaaattttttttctaaattctccaagcaataaaaaaccgattttttatttcaaatttttgacaatttttctataaatagtCGACACAGCGCCGTCCTCACGCGCAAACGGCTGGAAAACATGGCTCTAACAACAGTTACTTTGTTCTGtaagtaaaagaaaattgttattTCACACAGTTTACTCATCCACACATCTTACAGCTCTACTCATACCCGCCCTCATCAACGCCATCACTATAGAATCAACCGAACGTGAGCCACGCCGTTTACTCATCAGTCGAAATCGCAACAATCTTCCCAGCTATGCGACACCACAATGCATTTGTATGCCGGGCGCTCGCGGTAGTCCCGGTGAACCAGGTACAGCGGGGGTGAAGGGACCACGCGGCGAAACTGGTTTGAAGGGACCAAAAGGACCACAAGGTGCTATTGGTCCGCCGGGACAGCAGGGTGCTAATGGGCGTGACGGTTCTATTGGTGCGCCTGGTTTGCCAGGGCCCAGCGGAAGACGTGGCTTCCCCGGTGGACGTGGACCGCCAGGGCCAATGGGTCCACCTGGTCTGCCAGGACCGCAGGGAGCGCAAGGGGCACCTGGTGTTACTATAAGTGCAACGTCCACAACATCGTCGTCTTCAACATCGTCATCTTCTACGCGGCGTTAAAGTGAATtcattttaaagcttttatgtTTTGTCGCAATCGTATTTTGTGTAATCTgtataataaattatgtaagagtaatatatgtttgtttaattttatgcaaGAGAAAGATATTTGGAGGATAGACATAGGAGCTCCTCCCATAAATCCTGATTTAAAGTTCTTGCACCATAGAAAAGTGTTGAGACATTGGCTGTATAGATTTGAAGTACCTAAGCTCTCTTTGATCTCTGCTTCCAAACATTGTAAAAAcagttgtttgaaaaaaaattaaattgaacatATGGGTTAAAGCTTAAAAATGATTGTTTAAATTCGGCCGGATCTTAACCATACAGCTGTTGAAAATTCTTTTAGACGAATATACTAcattgagcaaaaaatagtaagacttttttcataattttaaaatgtttaatttattcttcaaaatctatgtcgtctccTCATGTCCCCAATACATTTGTGccaatgttatttttttcaatcctctaaggagttgttaaagtcaatttccgaaaAGACTTCAAAGCGCATTGCGATTCAGGTGAGATGtattcaattgactcaaaatggtttccctAGTaggtttgctgaatagccagaactACAACTACTAAATCAGACGAATACGGGTGTTatggcacgatattggttgaataGTTGGCGAAAAAGTCATGAAGAATCAATACAGTatacgacggtgcattatcgtggtaaaaaataaaaaataaaaagttgtcgGTCCATTATTTTGGCCTCTTGTTACGAATAACTTCGCGCAAaggacgcataacactcaaatagtattccttgttgacagtttttgtcggtcggaaggaattcggggTGCACCACAactcgataatcaaagaaaactgaccataaccttaatttttgacttgctttgacgtgtttttttcagcttcggctCACATTTGCCACGAttttcggccgattgatcgtatgtttccgggtcgtaagcatagatccaaaactcatcgccagtaataacatGATTCATGACGTCGtggtagtcagaaagcattgttgCACAGAAGTTAACGCGAAAAaaatgagtgattttggaaaaaacgtgttttcacttttcttaggcacaaaggatctttcaaaatggttcatactgatccttccgatcgtcgattctcaagcaccaattcctttattttattgacgtgttgatcatcagttgatcttcatggccgtcctggacgtgattagtcgtcaacgcgttctcgatgATCTTTGAATCAGAAAATTAAAAGACAAAGACATTCTGAACTGTTGCCCTATCTCGAAAAGTCGAAAAGAGTTTTCGCCGCCATCACAGC
This window harbors:
- the LOC126763228 gene encoding collagen alpha-1(XXIII) chain-like gives rise to the protein MALTTVTLFSLLIPALINAITIESTEREPRRLLISRNRNNLPSYATPQCICMPGARGSPGEPGTAGVKGPRGETGLKGPKGPQGAIGPPGQQGANGRDGSIGAPGLPGPSGRRGFPGGRGPPGPMGPPGLPGPQGAQGAPGVTISATSTTSSSSTSSSSTRR